In Feifania hominis, the following are encoded in one genomic region:
- a CDS encoding N-6 DNA methylase — protein MSKASEETTKGLTADVLRDIMDYPSNQNIKVDGITWFKEDSYKGTDYDWLSTIFEKASKKQSMENKGTPDFIVTKDKSNIIIVIECKAKTSDHSKYSNLDDYKVNGFGTSDDTAKYAIDGALWYASFLSDKYDVIAIAVSGQTLMENRITSFVWPKNGDVLDIELLSDGLLQNEMQSINKYEKDIEIVLERFAATEAEVKKELRRYTLSCANFLRANGIEDNSKAGFVSAIILGLTNHESKLYKDAKSAIDTKRSTKSKKMLSDPIGKNSVKMLKAALYGDGDELEDDYVRGIWDIDNIPKGKRTALKKFYNNLLAKDELLRAPKGENRDFLDGDTVLSRCIYSLYENVIEVLDHYKGIDIMGEFYTTFLRFTKGNAKEKGIVLTPKHITELFCDIAEYYSDEKMTEKTKVIDICCGTGAFLISSLARIKENIWNEKISESKKKEKYSNAQTNSLIGVERDPSMYALAYANMRFHGDGKSNLFNCSSLLIDSYAPVDDSGKTYLNDNVKIPLHEALASFGDIDIAMINPPYSLDKKENSSSQNYNIILRKEEYEGKIKVLKKKLSQAKKAKEELEIKKIQNEIEKQRSFIEKTNKELEDTRMDEVVFSKGQDELDFVASMLHYLKVGGIGIAIVPMSCAGSSGTKLRTELLKHHTLLACMTMPHNLFFDSHVGTATCIMVYKAHIPHDENKSVFFARWKDDGFKVIPHNGRKDGGTWNSVKKEWINQIDGTANSNQYIWLKKRISIFDEALAEAYIETDYSMISDSDFEITLKKYALFKYMDENGLLEG, from the coding sequence CTCCCGATTTTATTGTTACTAAAGATAAGTCTAATATTATCATAGTTATTGAATGCAAAGCTAAAACTTCTGACCACAGCAAGTATTCGAATTTAGATGATTACAAAGTTAATGGATTTGGCACATCAGACGACACGGCTAAATATGCAATAGATGGTGCTTTATGGTATGCTTCATTTTTGTCAGATAAATATGATGTTATTGCAATTGCTGTTTCGGGCCAAACTTTGATGGAAAACAGAATAACATCTTTTGTTTGGCCAAAAAATGGTGATGTTTTAGATATAGAATTATTATCTGATGGTTTACTACAAAACGAAATGCAATCAATTAATAAGTACGAAAAAGATATTGAGATTGTTTTAGAAAGATTCGCCGCCACAGAAGCGGAGGTTAAGAAAGAATTAAGAAGATATACGCTTTCCTGTGCTAATTTTTTAAGGGCAAACGGTATTGAAGATAACTCAAAAGCGGGCTTTGTTTCGGCCATCATTTTAGGTTTAACCAATCACGAATCAAAATTATATAAAGATGCAAAATCGGCTATTGATACAAAAAGATCAACAAAATCTAAGAAGATGTTATCAGACCCAATTGGAAAAAATTCTGTAAAAATGCTAAAAGCTGCACTATACGGAGATGGCGATGAACTTGAAGATGATTATGTAAGAGGTATTTGGGATATAGACAATATACCAAAAGGTAAAAGAACAGCACTAAAAAAATTCTACAATAATCTTTTAGCAAAAGATGAATTGCTGCGTGCTCCAAAAGGTGAAAATAGAGATTTTTTAGATGGAGATACCGTATTATCTCGTTGTATATATTCTCTTTATGAAAATGTTATTGAAGTGCTTGACCATTATAAAGGCATAGATATAATGGGTGAGTTTTATACGACCTTTCTTCGCTTTACCAAAGGTAACGCAAAAGAAAAAGGTATCGTGTTGACCCCAAAGCATATTACAGAGTTGTTTTGTGATATTGCTGAATATTATTCAGATGAAAAAATGACAGAAAAAACAAAAGTAATTGATATTTGCTGTGGCACAGGAGCCTTCTTGATATCTTCACTTGCAAGAATAAAAGAAAATATTTGGAATGAAAAAATTAGTGAGTCAAAGAAAAAAGAAAAATACAGCAATGCACAAACCAACAGCCTTATCGGTGTCGAGAGGGATCCATCTATGTATGCTTTGGCTTATGCTAATATGCGATTCCATGGCGATGGCAAATCAAATTTATTTAACTGTTCTTCGTTGCTGATAGATTCTTATGCCCCAGTTGATGATAGTGGTAAAACATATCTAAACGATAATGTGAAAATACCACTTCACGAAGCGTTAGCAAGCTTTGGAGATATAGATATAGCTATGATTAACCCGCCGTACTCACTTGACAAAAAAGAGAATTCATCCTCACAGAATTATAATATCATTTTAAGAAAAGAGGAATACGAAGGTAAGATTAAAGTATTAAAGAAAAAACTCTCGCAAGCCAAAAAAGCGAAAGAAGAACTCGAAATAAAGAAGATTCAAAACGAAATAGAAAAGCAACGCTCTTTTATTGAAAAAACAAATAAAGAACTTGAAGATACTCGAATGGATGAAGTAGTATTTTCAAAAGGTCAAGATGAATTAGACTTTGTGGCCTCAATGCTGCATTATTTGAAAGTTGGCGGAATAGGTATCGCCATTGTTCCTATGTCTTGTGCTGGAAGCAGTGGAACAAAATTACGAACCGAATTATTAAAACATCACACGTTACTCGCTTGTATGACAATGCCTCACAATCTGTTTTTTGACAGTCATGTTGGTACTGCGACCTGTATTATGGTATATAAAGCACATATACCTCATGACGAAAATAAATCAGTATTTTTTGCAAGATGGAAAGATGACGGTTTTAAGGTCATTCCACACAACGGTAGGAAAGATGGTGGAACATGGAATTCTGTTAAAAAAGAATGGATTAACCAAATAGATGGTACCGCCAACTCAAATCAATATATTTGGCTAAAGAAAAGAATATCCATTTTTGACGAAGCATTAGCAGAAGCTTATATAGAAACAGACTACTCTATGATATCAGATAGTGATTTTGAGATAACTTTAAAAAAATATGCCTTGTTTAAGTACATGGATGAGAATGGATTATTGGAGGGATAA
- a CDS encoding restriction endonuclease subunit S, with protein sequence MLDTSKWKPFVLSDLFEIKKGKRLTKEDQIPGDTVFIGATALNNGITAYIGQEALHEGNTISLTYNGSVGEAFYQREPFWASDDVNVLYAKNFVLNEKLAMFFCTILRHEKQMWSYARKWNLEHMNQTIIKLPAITDEIPDFSWMESYIDTLDYDVNDIPDYFLNEGYNKACWYLDNINQNDFEENYAASHTKNNIKLTDRKWAYFELDKIVTSIQNGKSYNASDLTLAADDEYISYVTRTDANNGVSMYVQRLDYDGLEKANAITIGDTTATIFFQDHDFITGPHIIVIRADWLNVYTASFIISLLNMEKYRYPVFGRAFTKDLIKQTKLYLPITEEYKPDYDFMEAYIKSLPFSNKI encoded by the coding sequence ATGTTAGATACATCAAAATGGAAGCCGTTTGTTTTGTCGGATTTGTTTGAAATTAAAAAGGGGAAACGTTTGACAAAAGAAGACCAAATTCCTGGAGATACTGTTTTTATTGGAGCAACTGCACTAAACAATGGTATTACAGCATACATTGGGCAGGAAGCTCTCCACGAAGGAAATACTATATCATTAACTTATAATGGCTCTGTTGGAGAAGCTTTTTATCAAAGAGAGCCCTTTTGGGCCTCTGACGATGTAAATGTACTATACGCAAAAAACTTTGTTTTAAACGAAAAATTGGCGATGTTTTTTTGTACCATATTGAGGCATGAGAAACAAATGTGGTCTTATGCGAGAAAATGGAACTTAGAGCATATGAACCAAACAATTATAAAACTCCCTGCAATTACTGATGAAATTCCTGATTTTTCTTGGATGGAATCATATATAGACACATTAGATTATGATGTAAATGATATACCAGATTATTTTTTAAACGAGGGTTACAACAAAGCTTGTTGGTACTTAGACAATATAAATCAAAACGATTTTGAAGAGAATTATGCAGCAAGCCATACAAAAAACAACATAAAGCTCACCGATAGAAAATGGGCTTATTTTGAGTTAGATAAAATCGTGACAAGTATACAAAATGGCAAATCATATAATGCATCTGACTTAACACTTGCTGCCGACGACGAATACATATCATATGTTACAAGAACAGATGCAAACAATGGTGTATCGATGTATGTACAAAGATTAGATTATGATGGATTAGAAAAAGCAAATGCAATAACTATTGGCGATACAACAGCAACAATATTCTTTCAAGATCACGATTTTATTACCGGTCCTCATATAATTGTTATTAGAGCAGATTGGTTAAATGTTTACACAGCATCTTTTATTATTTCTCTATTGAATATGGAAAAGTATAGATATCCGGTTTTCGGCAGAGCATTTACCAAAGATTTAATTAAACAAACAAAGTTATATCTTCCAATCACAGAAGAATATAAACCTGATTATGATTTTATGGAAGCTTATATCAAATCTTTGCCGTTCAGCAACAAAATATGA
- the guaA gene encoding glutamine-hydrolyzing GMP synthase: MKQDMILILDLGSEENARLAREIRAMGVYTEIHPHDITAVELAALPGVKGIVLNGGPNRVVDGVSIDAGAAVYESGLPVLAVNHPGHGGLAAWSENAAEREAQIREFVFDTCHAEKNWNMENFIADQIELVRRQVGDRKVLLALSGGVDSSVVAALLIKAIGKQLTCVHVNHGLLRKGEPEQVVQVFRDEMDANLIYVDAVDRFLDKLAGVADPEQKRKIIGAEFIRVFEEQARKLEGIEFLAQGTIYPDIIESGTKTVKAVKSHHNVGGLPEDLNFELVEPLKMLFKDEVRACGVALGLPDSMVYRQPFPGPGLGVRCLGAITRERLEAVRESDAILREEFAAAGLEGKVWQYFTVVPYFKSVGVHDNARTFDWPVILRAVNTVDAMTATVEDVPFALLQKITARITAEVKGVNRVLYDLTPKPTGTIEWE, from the coding sequence CACCCGCATGATATTACAGCGGTGGAACTTGCGGCGCTGCCGGGTGTAAAGGGCATTGTTTTAAATGGTGGTCCAAACCGTGTTGTTGACGGAGTGAGCATCGATGCGGGCGCCGCAGTCTATGAGAGTGGGCTTCCGGTTCTCGCTGTGAATCATCCCGGCCACGGAGGACTTGCAGCCTGGAGTGAAAATGCGGCCGAGCGTGAGGCGCAGATCAGAGAGTTTGTCTTTGACACCTGTCACGCTGAAAAGAACTGGAACATGGAAAATTTCATCGCCGATCAGATCGAGCTTGTACGCCGCCAGGTGGGTGATAGAAAAGTTCTTCTTGCGCTCTCGGGCGGTGTCGACTCCTCCGTGGTGGCGGCGCTTCTCATCAAGGCCATTGGAAAGCAGCTCACCTGTGTGCATGTCAACCACGGTCTGCTGCGCAAGGGAGAACCGGAGCAGGTAGTGCAGGTTTTCCGCGATGAGATGGACGCCAATCTCATCTATGTGGACGCGGTTGACCGCTTCCTCGATAAATTGGCGGGAGTGGCTGATCCCGAGCAAAAGCGCAAAATCATCGGTGCCGAGTTTATCCGCGTGTTTGAGGAGCAGGCGCGCAAACTCGAGGGAATCGAGTTTCTGGCGCAGGGGACCATTTATCCCGATATCATTGAAAGCGGTACCAAGACAGTCAAAGCGGTCAAGAGCCATCACAACGTCGGCGGTCTGCCGGAGGATTTGAATTTTGAACTTGTAGAGCCGCTGAAAATGCTCTTCAAGGATGAGGTGCGCGCCTGCGGCGTGGCGCTCGGTCTGCCGGACAGCATGGTCTACCGCCAGCCGTTCCCGGGCCCGGGCCTTGGCGTGCGCTGTCTCGGCGCCATCACAAGGGAGCGCCTCGAGGCTGTGCGCGAGTCGGACGCTATTTTGCGGGAGGAATTTGCAGCTGCGGGACTCGAAGGGAAAGTGTGGCAGTACTTTACCGTCGTGCCCTACTTTAAGTCGGTCGGTGTGCACGACAACGCCAGAACCTTTGACTGGCCGGTCATTCTCCGCGCAGTGAACACTGTGGACGCCATGACCGCTACGGTTGAGGATGTACCATTTGCTCTTTTGCAGAAGATCACAGCGCGCATCACCGCAGAGGTGAAAGGTGTCAATCGTGTTCTCTATGACCTGACCCCGAAGCCTACAGGGACGATTGAGTGGGAATAA